CAACGGCGTCTCAGCACAGATTCTCGACGGTCTGGAAGCGGGCAAGACGGTCATCCTCCATCCACCTGACAAGGTGGCCGACGGTGTGAAAGTCACCAACGGCAAGTGAAGCAACGGAGCGCGGACTTCAGTCCGCATCTTTGCAGCAGCAGATGAACTGGGATGTTGATCCGAATCACCTCTCCGGAAATCAGTGGATTGTCGATTGAAAATCGCTGGAGCTTGCGAAGTCAAGCGGACTGAAGTCCGGGTAGTGTCCTAATTTGACTCCTTAACTTTTCTTAAATTACTTAGCCGATAAGCTTCTACTCCAGCAAAGGTATCCGTGCTCTCCAAACCCGCATCCACCTATGCAAATGTCCGTTCCATCACTAAAAAAGATGGCGAAGTCGTGAAGAAATCCATGCTCGTCTTCTTTCAACGGAATCACTCTTGTGATTGTTTTTCCGATCAGTTGTTGCTCAAGATCTTTCATGCAGAGGACGCTTCAAGAATGGGTTGAATTGGCCAGAATCGAAGATGAGAGAAAAAAGGGACAAGATCCCTCCCAACGAATCTATTGTCCGATCTGCGCGATTTCGGAAAAGATTCCGATCCGTGGAACAGGTTCGATTACCAACTTTCTGAAAGAGAAAGTTCGAAACCATCTTCAGAATTTCCATTCTGAAATGATTAGTGACGAGGAGTAGGACCACCCTTTTATTTACCCCCACCGAGAACTTTTTCCCGGATCAGGTCTGACACTGTCTTTCCGGCCTTCTCCGCCTCGTCCAAGATCCGGTGCGCTTCCTCTTCAGTCACCCGTAGCTGGATGATCACGCCTTTGCGGTTTTCCGGGGAAGCCTTCGGTCTGCCACGCCTTTTCTGATTTTCTTTTTCTGTCATACAAAAATAGTTGACGGCGAGGAATTATTGTCATACGAATATCCCCGAAGCAAGCGAAACCGTATGGCAAACGTCCTTCCAACCGAAAAGAAGATCCTGGCAGTCTCCATGCTCTGCGAGGGCAACAGCATCCGCAGCATTGAGCGCATGACCGGAATCCACCGTGACACGATCATGCGCCTTGGCGTCCGTATGGGCGAAGGATGCGCGGCCATCATGGATGAGAAGATGAAGAGACTGGATCTCCCGAACATCCAAGTGGATGAAATGTGGGGATTCATCGGAGCCAAGCGGAAGACCGCCAAGGCGAACTCCATGGAGAACGCGGGCGACATCTGGGTTTGGGTGGCTCTGGATGCCGGAACCAAACTCGTTCCCTGCTTCACTGTCGGCAAGCGTGACCGCTACCACGCCAATGTGTTCATGGGTGATCTGGCCTCCCGCCTGAAATCCCGTCCGCAAATCTCTTCCGATGCTTTGTCCGCCTACACCGACGCTATCGAGCGGGCGTTCGGTGATGGAGTGGACTATGGGACGGTTATCAAAACCTTCACCCATACCGATCTGGAAGCGACCCGCCGCTATTCTCCCCCGGATGTTCTCAAGATCAAAAAAGAACGTGTGCAAGGCACTCCCGACATGGCTCTTGTCTCCACTTCCTATGTGGAGAAACAAAACCATACGGTTCGGATGCACTGCCGTAGACTTTCCCGCCTGACCAATGCTTTCAGCAAGAAGCGCGAGAATTTCGATGCAGCGATTGCTTTGCATTACGCCTATTACAACTTCTGCAAGATCCACGGGACGATCCGTTGCACTCCCGCAATGGAAGCCGGTGTGGAGAAATCCCGGTGGACGGTGGCCGATCTGGTGGAAAGGATTGAGGGATGAAGAGTGAGTATCTGGACAACTTGCGGGATGCGGTGGCATCCCTCCACGAATGTGCCTGCTTCCATTCCGGGACCACCCATGTCACGGAGACCTTCCAAGGAGAGACGGTCTGGGAAGGCGATGTGGAGACTTTCACCCTCACGGGACATGCCACGGCGGATGAAGCCTTCGCATGGGCCTTCCACAATGGAGAAGAGCCGCAATACGTGGCTGTATTGCGGCTCCCTCCGATTGATAAACCCTCCGATGCGGTCAGGGCCGCAATCGCTTCAGGTGCTTTCAGATGAGATTGCCCTAATAAGACGATTCTCCATCCCCACGGGAAGTTGATGGATCGTCCTTTTCATCCCATTTTCACAGTCATCACCCATCCAAGAAACATGGCATCCGCCTGTTCCTTGGTGCCTGCTCAGGGTGAGTTTTGGAAGTCTCCCGGATCGTTGGAATTCTTCCGCAAGGACTTGATAGATCCTGAGAGTATCTGAATCGGCAGCGTTCATTTCTCAGGTTTGATCACGCCGATTTTGTAGACCACCTTCCCTTCGTTGGCGTCAATCACGGGATCGGCAATACGGAGGTAGTAATTGCCCTGTTTGTCCACCAGATGCTTCCAAGGGTTGCCTTTGGTTTCGCGGGGGAACTCCACGATGGTTTCCTCACCACCGGCTTTACGGTGATAGAGGGCAATCCGATGTTGGGGAGTCTTCGCTTCATCGGGCGACTCATGTTTCCAGCCGGGATAGGCCACCCAATGACCTTCCACGTATTCGATGACGATGGTTTCCCCGGTCAGGAATGCACCGATGCGGGTGCCATCCTTTTTCTTGGAATCAATTTCAAATGTCCGCATTGGTATCTCCTTCTCTTGAGCGAAGGACAGAGCGGCGGATGCGAGAAGGAGTGGTAGGATCAGTGTTTTCATCGTGCGGAAATAACGGAGGTTTGGCGTCCTTTGTCGTTGTAGGTGAAGATCGAACTCCCCCGACGAATGCTCACCGTGGCAGAGGTGTAGCCGGTCAGCCCGTCATTCGGTCCACTTCCAGCGGGCAGCGTGAAAAGCTGCCTGCCCTTCTCGTCATAAACGAAGATCGATGATCCCTTCTTGAGTGCGTTTGCAATGGCCATGGTAGTTCTAGGTTTGGAGTTAGAGGCGGAAGGCAACTTTCACTTTCACGAAAAAGTTATCCAATGGTTCAGTTATTTCCGGAGCAATGAGCGTTAAGATCCCCCAAATGATCCTCGGAATGATGAGCAAAATTCGGATGCAGAGCCGGATGAGCCACCAGAGAAACGTGAACGGGAAGAAGATGATTTTGAACAGAGTTCTCATGGGAGGGTGATTTCGATTACCTGAAAGGAAGGGATTTTCGCAAGCTTTGTTTCTAGAATTCTAGAAACCAGATTCGGGATCTTTCCGTTGGAATATTCACGGGTGATCAGCGAGGAGGAAATCACCCGGCTAGGAAAAGGAATCGCGGCGGTTCTTCGGGATCAGCGGGAGAAGAAGGAGCTTTCCAAGAATGCACTGGCACAGAAAGCGGGGATCAGCGTCCAGAGCGTGGCCTTCATCGAGGATGCCGTGAACAGTCCTTCGGTTTCCACGTTGCTCCGGATCTGTGACGCGCTGGGAATCTCTCCGGAGAAGGTTTTTAGAGAAGCACGGAAGCGGGAATAAACTCCCGGTCATCGATAGCTGCGGCGAGCGAAGGATTGGTGTCCTCCAGTTCGGCCAGGAGCCGGTCCACCTGATAGGCTTTGTGCCGCTCGTGGAGGACTTCATAGGCCGCGTAGTCGTCCGAGAGGTGGAGGGCTTGGAAGGCATCAGAGAGGAGGCAACGGAGCGTCCATAGCTCGGCTTCAAGATGGAGACGGTAGCGGGCATCCTCTGCGGTCATCCCGCGCAGGATATTCTAGTTTTTAAGTTTCCCTTTTCCGGGAAAACAAGCGGTGCGGAGGGTAAATAGAAGAATGGAAAATCCTATTCTTGGTTTAGGTCACAGAGAAATAAATGCTGTGATGTTATCCGCCGTTCCGGAGTTTCAAAATGCGCCTGTTCTTTATCCTGAGGAGAGTTTCGGGAAAAATCCTCTGAGGGGCCAACCATCTCCCCCCAGAGTGAATGGCCGAGGTGTTTCGGGCGGCACTCTCAATCCAAATTCAAGAGAAATACGTCAGGCGCAATGAACGCCACAAAGATTTTTCCCGGATTAGCTCCGAGTTTTCTAATGATCTTCTCCACTTCTTTCGCAAGTGCTTCTGACGTCTCATGATCCTGGACGTCAGCTAAAATTGTGGTGTCAGGGAGGTTAAGAGTAACCCACCTCGGTATATTACTTTCCGTGTCACGTCCGGAAAGGGTATCGGTCGTATTAGTGAACTCCAACAGCCTAGTTTTGACGAGGCTGTTCTGATAGGGAGTAACGTCTTTGAGATCGTAAGCGATGATTGCGGTTTTCACTCATCCCTTCTACCAGATCCGTCAAGGGGTGATCCTTACTGATTTGGTAATTTAAGAAAAATTAAGGAGTCAAATTAGGACACTACCGAAGTCCGCGCTCCAGCATCACGAAACACGGCAGAACTCCAGCCACCGGTCGTGGGCATCGTAACCGGGGGTCTCGATCACCAGTTCCGGAACGCCCAGCGAGTTATAGACGCGCAGCACCGTCATCGGCTCCGCATCGATTTCCTTGCGGTGGAGCATGAGGGAGTGGCACAGACCGGGATCGATCTCCACCATGCTGGCGCAGTCGTCACCGGTGATGGTGATGTGCCCTTTGTTCAGCACCAGGTCCGCCGGAGTCAGGCTCAATGCGAAATGAAAGGAGGGGGAGTGGAGCCGGCAGTGGAGTTGGTGCCTCTGGCTGACACTGTGGGCCAGGATGCGTGCCAGCGGACTGTTGCCGGGGTCCTTGCGGCGGGCCTCCGCCGCACCCGCACAGCATGAGCATGCGGTGGGGCGGATCAGGTGGGATGCCCGCCAGTCATGGTATTGGCCGGAGGTGAGCGGCTGGGACGGATGGTGGTCCAGCGTGCGCCGGAAGGCCTCCAGGTCGCTGAGGGAAGGGATCGCGGCGAAGGAAACCGAGCGTGGCTCCCCGTGCGTGGCGATTTCCAGTGCCAGCGAAGGCCGGGCGTGGTGGTCGATCGCCACGCAGTGGAGGTGCTGCATCGCGTCAAGCGAGAGATTCATTCCCTGCTCGGGAAAAGAAAACCATCGGTCGTCACTTTGGAACGAGTCGGACAGGGAGGTGACCACCGCCATTTCCGCCATCCAGTTGCGGGCATGGAGATAGAGCGGAGTGGTGTTGCTGAGTCCGGAGAGGACGGTGGCCGGGGCCTCCTCGATGCGGCGGTAGCGGTGGGAAGTGAGGGAATTCATGGACGAGAGGGACTTTTTCAGGTGGTGTGGCAAAGGCGGAGGCAATGGGCTCCTGCCGGTGCAAGCCGGAACTCGGCGGCATTCACATCCGCATAGACGATGTGGCTCCTGCTGCGGTCGGCGATACGGAGGACGGACCCTTCGACATCCACGAAGGACGGGCTGAAGCAGACCTCGCTGCGTTGCGTGGTCGTGCGGATCTCCACCTCCAGCAGGCGGCAGGCCTGGAGCGCGCCGCTTGTTTCATGGACCATGGAGTCCGGGCAGCAGGGTGAGGGTTGCTTGCATTGTTCCCATTCATCCAGCCACGCACCCGCTCCCAGCCGGTGGCTTTCCAGGCAATCCAGCGCCACGCCGCCAAAACGCGCCAGCATGTCCCGCACCGCGGGGGAGTTCCAGTCATGGCCGTCCAGACGGACCGTGAACTCGATGGGTTTGCCCGGAGGACCCATCGCGAAAAGAGGGCATTGGTCCGGGAATTCCCTCAGCAGGTAGGCATGCTGTGGGGGCGCTAGGTCCGTCTCCAGCCCGCTGATGGCGTCGTGAAGGATGCTCCAGTCATGGGAACTGCTGCGGATGTGCAGGCCGAAGCGGGTGGCCTTCGCCAGGCTGAGGCCGGGGCGGCGCAGGATGAGCGTGCCTTTCCCCAGGGAGCAGAGGTGGTTCAGCAGCTCGTCCACCGGGCTGTGGAGACGGTAGGCGCAACTGCACGGCGCGGCGGGGCTTGTCTTCCATGAGCAGAACATGCCGCCATCCTACCCCTCCGGCTGCCGGCGCGCTCGCGGGGGATTGTTCCAGATGAGCGGAATCTTGCTCAATTTCCGGCGGCGGGAGTCATCACCACCGGCAGGATCAGGCCTTTCTCATCGTATTGGATCTTTTCCACGGCGATCTGCCGTCGGCCCCTGTAAGGGCCGGGGCGTTCCTTCGTTTCCCAACGATGATAGACGATGAACCATTGCCCATCAGGAGATTCCACGAAGGAATGGTGACCCGGTCCCTGCCGCTCCCCGTCCTTGGAAAGGATCATTCCCCGGTAATTCCACGGTCCCACAGGGGAGGGGGCGGTCGCATAGTGGACGGAGTATTCATCGCGGTTCCACCGGCCGTTGCTGTAGGAGAGGTAGTAGGTATCCCCGCGGCGGTGCATGAAGGATCCCTCGGTGAAATGGGACGGAGTGGTGGTCGGGACCTCCCGCCGGATTTTCACCGGTTCGTCCTCCAATTCGAAGATCCGGAGCCTGGCCCCGTCGCTGCCTCCCGTGTAGAGGTAGGTTTTTCCGTTCGCCGGATCGGTGAACGCCATCGGGTCGATCGCTTCGAAGCCATTTCCGCCGGTCAGCAGCGCGCCACCGCTGTCGCGGAAAGGGCCGGTGGGGGAGTCTCCCGTTGCGACGCCGATGTGGCTGGGAAAATGGACGCTCTGTGGTCCCACCGAGTAGTAGAAATAATAACGGCCGTTCTTTTCCAGCATGGAGGGTGCCCACGCCAGCCGCCTGGGGGCGGGGTCTTCCTTCACCCATGGCAGGTCCGA
The nucleotide sequence above comes from Akkermansiaceae bacterium. Encoded proteins:
- a CDS encoding DDE-type integrase/transposase/recombinase; translated protein: MWGFIGAKRKTAKANSMENAGDIWVWVALDAGTKLVPCFTVGKRDRYHANVFMGDLASRLKSRPQISSDALSAYTDAIERAFGDGVDYGTVIKTFTHTDLEATRRYSPPDVLKIKKERVQGTPDMALVSTSYVEKQNHTVRMHCRRLSRLTNAFSKKRENFDAAIALHYAYYNFCKIHGTIRCTPAMEAGVEKSRWTVADLVERIEG
- a CDS encoding helix-turn-helix transcriptional regulator — its product is MEYSRVISEEEITRLGKGIAAVLRDQREKKELSKNALAQKAGISVQSVAFIEDAVNSPSVSTLLRICDALGISPEKVFREARKRE
- a CDS encoding family 43 glycosylhydrolase — protein: MIQALSISFLLSLTGLGSPLPAGADPHVIRVGETYWMYPTESGAPEPLFAAYRSTDLKDWKREAVILKLSDLPWVKEDPAPRRLAWAPSMLEKNGRYYFYYSVGPQSVHFPSHIGVATGDSPTGPFRDSGGALLTGGNGFEAIDPMAFTDPANGKTYLYTGGSDGARLRIFELEDEPVKIRREVPTTTPSHFTEGSFMHRRGDTYYLSYSNGRWNRDEYSVHYATAPSPVGPWNYRGMILSKDGERQGPGHHSFVESPDGQWFIVYHRWETKERPGPYRGRRQIAVEKIQYDEKGLILPVVMTPAAGN